One Helianthus annuus cultivar XRQ/B chromosome 7, HanXRQr2.0-SUNRISE, whole genome shotgun sequence genomic region harbors:
- the LOC110889251 gene encoding phosphoenolpyruvate carboxylase kinase 1, with product MKELLNNEYQLTGEIGRGRFGVVYRCYSTVSGDSFACKSIDKRLLSDHTDRECLQKEPKILHILGGNPNIVQIHRLYEDDNYLHMIIDLCDSPDLFDRISNRSGVFSETEAASIFSPLMLAISYCHRLGIAHRDIKPDNVLFDSRGELKLADFGSAEWFAMSDAGMMTGIVGTPYYVAPEVLSGREYNEKVDVWSAGVILYIMLAGVPPFYGDSPAETFEAVLRGNLRFPTRIFKSVSPEVKDLLRKMLCKDVSRRLSAEQVLRHPWVVSGGETRSMADLT from the exons ATGAAGGAGCTTCTGAACAACGAATATCAACTCACCGGCGAGATCGGCAGAGGCCGCTTCGGCGTCGTCTACCGCTGCTACTCCACCGTCTCGGGCGACTCATTCGCCTGCAAATCCATCGACAAACGCCTCCTCTCCGATCATACCGACCGCGAGTGCCTCCAAAAAGAGCCTAAAATCCTCCACATCCTCGGCGGAAACCCTAACATTGTCCAGATCCACCGGTTATACGAAGACGATAACTATTTGCATATGATTATTGACCTCTGTGACTCGCCGGACCTCTTCGACCGGATCTCGAACCGCTCCGGAGTGTTTTCCGAAACCGAAGCGGCCTCGATCTTCTCGCCGTTGATGTTAGCGATCAGTTATTGTCATCGGTTAGGTATAGCGCATCGTGATATTAAGCCGGATAACGTTTTGTTTGATTCTAGAGGCGAATTGAAGCTTGCGGATTTCGGATCTGCGGAGTGGTTTGCGATGAGTGATGCCGGAATGATGACCGGAATCGTAGGTACACCGTATTATGTGGCGCCGGAGGTTTTGTCCGGTAGAGAGTACAACGAGAAGGTTGATGTGTGGAGTGCCGGCGTGATTTTGTACATAATGTTGGCCGGAGTTCCTCCGTTTTACGGTGACTCTCCGGCGGAGACTTTTGAGGCGGTTTTGCGTGGAAATTTGCGGTTTCCGACGAGAATTTTCAAATCTGTTTCACCGGAAGTTAAAGATCTGTTGAGGAAAATGCTGTGTAAAGATGTTTCTAGAAGATTATCTGCTGAACAAGTCCTCA GACATCCATGGGTTGTAAGTGGAGGTGAAACCAGATCTATGGCTGATTTGACTTGA